From Archaeoglobus sulfaticallidus PM70-1:
AAATAAAAAAAGAAAAATTAAAGTATACACTCCCGAGCAGATGGTACGCAAGCTTGGCAAGATCACCATTAACCTATATCCACTCTACCATTGCCGTTGAAGTCTGCTAACCGATTGGAGCTGCCAAAGATCATGCATCCGAGTATCATCAAATCTGCGATGGAGACATACTATTAGCTGGAAGTGTTGTCAACTTCAATTTTATATGCCATTCGTACATCAAAAAATCCCGTGCTGTACATAATAATCCTGACAGGGAAATGCAACCTGAACTGCAGCTATTGCGGTGGAAGCATTGATGAAAGAATAATGCCTGCTGAGATAAGCTATCCACTGGAGGAGCTATACGAATTCCTGAATCGGGATAGTGACCTATCCATAGCATTCTATGGAGGAGAACCGCTGCTGCGGATAGATCTGATAAAAGATATAATGGAGAATGTGGAGGCAAAACATTTCATACTTCAAACCAATGGATTACTCCTCGACAGGTTAATTGACGAGCTAGATGACATAAATGAGTTTTCCACAATACTGGTATCCATTGATGGTGTAAAGGAGGTGAACGATTACTACAGAGGGAAAACATATGAAAGAGTCATGAGGAATGTTGAGATAATAAAAAAGCACTACAAAGGAGAGCTTATAGCGAGAATGGTTGCCACAGAGAGAACGGATATATACAGGGATGTTCTGCACTTGCTTGAGCGTTTTGAATATGTTCACTGGCAGATAAATGCTGTCTGGGTGGATGAGGATTTCTACAGCGATTTCATTCAGTGGATTAGGGAATATAATCGGGGAATAGGCAAACTTGTGGATTTCTGGATTAAAGAGCTCGAGAGAGGTGTTGTTAGAAAGATAGTCCCGTTTCTCGGGATTGCTTCAGCTTTGCTGGGATACAGTCTACCAAAACCACCTTGTGGTTCTGGAGAAAACTCTTTTGTGATAAGCACAGATGGAAAAATACTCGCTTGCCCCATATGTGCAGACCTCGAGTGGAATCTGGCAGGGGACATATGGAATGGCATTAACAGGAACAGTTTCTTGGATGTTGATAGATGTTCGGGGTGTTCAGCATTCTCTGTTTGTGGCGGGAGGTGCCTGTTCTTCAACAGAGAAAGGCTGTGGAGTGAAAATAAGATGAACGCTGTCTGTGATGCCACCAAAAACCTCATTTCCAGAATCGAGTGGCACATACCACGGATAAAATCCCTGATTGAGGAGAAAATTGTATACGAGAGAGATTTGATTTATCCAAAGTATAATAATACCACTGAAATAATACCCTAACAATAGAAGTGTAATATTTTAGTAATATTCCAGTAATATGATCGAAAACCTTAAATTCTCAAGGTGACCTCTCCAAGAGAGGATGCCAAAGGTTAGTCTCGATATACCGAAAGAACTGTATGATGACCTTATGGAACATGTCGGTGAGGATAAGAAGTTCGTAAACCTAAGCGAAGCTATACGCACGGCAATAAGAAAAATGCTCGATCAGCTGGATGAAATAGATAGAAGACATGGAAGATTAAAGGAAAAGAAATCGAAGGAGTGAGGGAGTACTATGTTGCTGTCAGAATTTGTTATGTGGGTTGCTGTAACACTCGGTATCGTTACAACCATAGCGATCATATCAGAGCGGTTTGGAGTGGAGATTGCAATAGGAATCTATGCATCTCTGACAGTTATAGCAAACATAATTGCAGTAAAGCTGATTTCTGTTGGAACTGTGCCGTACTTCGGCTTGCTCGTGGGACCTGCAGGAGTTATCGTTTATGCATCAACTTTCCTGATAACTGATATAATAAGTGAGATCTACGGGAAAGAGATTGCTAAGAAAACAGTAATTACCGGATTCTTCGCCAACATAGTGGCAGTTGCATCAATCATGATAGCAGTGATATGGAGTCCCGCACCCTTCATGCCAGAAAACCTGCTTAAGAGCTTTGATACAATATTCAGCATGACTCCGAGGGTAGTCATAGCATCTATAATTGCATATCTGATCTCACAGACCCATGATGTTTACGCTTACCATTTCTGGAAAGCAAAGACCAAGGAGAGGTTTCTGTGGTTGAGGAACAACGCATCTACAATGGTCTCTCAGCTTATAGATACGATCGTGTTTATAACACTGGCTTTCTATGGTGTATTCGACTTAAACGTTCTGTTAGCGATGATCACCGGACAGTATCTGCTCAAACTGACAATAGCGCTTGTCGATACACCTTTCATGTACATTGCCGTTTACACGAGAGGTTTGGTAAAATCCTATAATTTATAATATTCGAAATTCTTTTTTTAAATGAAAATCCTTGATACCGATTTTTTAAAAACTTATATGCCTCTAATAATGTATGACAACATAATCTTCGGGGTCTGTGCAACTCAGAAATCCTCCAAGAGGTTGATTTTTGTAGTGAATGAGTAACATTCTGAGACACCTCAGTAAAAAGCTCGCCGATTTTCTGAGATATGGTTTTGAAGAGGTTAATGGGATGGAATTTATGATCTCGTATATGCTGAAGATAGAGGTAAATTAAATAAAGTCATCTTGGAAGCAGAAAATGGTTTTTCGTTTGGGGAAAAGCTGAGAATTGAAACAGGAGATAGTAAATACGGGGAACTTTTTTCGAAATAGGACAGAATATAGCGACTGGAATTTTCGTTGATTACCAGTCAGAAAAGCATATGAGCTGGAAGTGTATAGAAGTTTCTTCGAGAATACGAAGATATTCTCCATATTTTGCAGAAATGCGAAGAACAAAAGACCAAAGTGTTTAAGGTTTTCTATGATGCCCTCATCCGATGCTATCTGATAGCAGGAAAAAGTGAAATGATACCAGTGAAATTCAGGTTTGGATGTATAAATTTTTGAGAGAAAAGATATATCGAAAGAGGGTTTAATTAAGGTTCAGCTTTTTCAGTTTTTGGCAATGCCTTGTTTATCTCTTCGAGAATTTCATCATCACTTTTTCCTTCAGTGTCTATTCCAAGATCCTTAGCGATTTTCTCGAGCTTAGCTCTCTTGTCTTGGGGTGTATACTTACCTTCCTCAAGATCTTTTTCGAATCTCCTCAGCTCGATTTCAGCCTCTTTCTGTGCTTTTTTGAATTCACCCATGCTTTTTCCGAGACTCCTCGCAAGCTCAGGGAGTTTGCTTGCTCCAAATAGCAGGAATGCTATCAACAAGATTGCGAGCAATTCATTTGGACCTATGCTGAACATTCGAACACCTCCAACGCTACTATGTTGGTGTTCCAATATTTAAAATCTTCCGAGCAAAATGGACCAACTGAATAGAATAATTCTGTTAAGATTTTGCTGTAGTATGCGTGCTATGTATCATAATCATGCCTACACTAAAAGTGTTAAATATTTAAATAGTACATAAAGATATTATGGTTAATAAACCTGATAGAGAAATTTCCGTTAATTTAGAAGATGTTCTTGATCAACTGGACTTGCTTGCAGCTCTCATTGACGAGGATTTCAACATTTTAACGATAAACAGGGAGATTGAGAGGCTGTTTGGAAATGTTACCGGTAAAAAGTGCTTTGAGGTTTTTCATTCGGCAAATGCCCCACCAGATTACTGTGCGATCCTGAACCTTCTGAAAGGTGGAAGTGGTGAGGAAGAGTTCTACGAACAGAGCATCGGCAGATGGCTGAAGGTTAGAGCGAGCAGGCTAAACATCGGTGATTCCACAGTTTTCCTGCACCTCGCAGAAGATGTAACTGAAAGAAAAAAGATGGAAATGGATCTGATCGAGAGGGAAAGGAAGTTCAAGTCGCTGTTTGAATCTGCTGTTGATATAATATACCTCCTGTCACCAGAAGGAAAGATACTGGATGTAAATCCAGCAATAAAGTCGATCGGATACTCGAAAGAGGAAATTATCGGGAAATATGTGTACGATATTTTCACTCCCAATTCAAGAAAAAAATTTTTCGATAAGCTGGATAATCTGATGAAAGAAGGATTCCTGCGACATGAAGTTGAGGTGGTTTCAAAAGATGGCAGGATAATCTCTATGGAGTGTGTGGCCTCCATAATACGGGATAATGGAGATGTGAGTTCAATAATATCCATTCACAGGGACATCACTGAGAGAAAGCAAATGGAAGAGAAGCTTAAAGAATCTGAAGAGAAGTACAGGACGCTGGTTGAAAAAACACATGATGCTGTTTATCTTCTCACACCAGACGGTTTTCTGTTCGTCAACGATAGAGTGTGTGACCTTACAAGGTACACGAAGGAAGAGCTGTACAGAATAGATCCCTTAGACCTCATTCATCCCGATGACAGGGAACGCATAAGGGAATACATAAGAAGGAGATTTAGTGGAGAGAAAGCTCCGGAGTCCCATATATCAAAGATTATCACCAAAGATGGGGAAACGAGGTATTGTGAATTCTCGGTCAAGGCGATAACCTACATGGGCCAGACGGTGATTCTTGGAAGTGTGAGAGACATAACTGAAAAAAAGCTGATGGAGGATAAGCTAAGAGAGTCTGAGGAGAAGTATAGAACGCTTGTGGAGACTATAAACGACATCGTATTTGCACTAGATACAGAGGGAAGATTCACATACCTCAACAAGAAATTCGACGAAATCACAGGATATTCTTCAAAAGACCTTATTGGAAAGCATTTCAGACTTGTTCTCGCTCCGGAATATGTTGATTCAACGATAGAGAAGTTTAAAAGAGGCTTGTCTGGTGAGAAAATACCGCTGTATGAAGTTGAACTGATCGGAAAGAATGGAAGAAGAATCTTCGTGGAGCTGAATGTAACGAACATGAAGGGTAGAGATGGAAAGGTCATAGGAAGGCTTGGGGTTGCCAGAGATATCACCGAAAGAAAAAAGATGGAGAAGAAGCTGGTTGAGCTGAACGAGACGCTGAAACTTATAAATAAAATACTCAGGCACGATTTGCTGAACGATCTGACAGTTATAAGCTACGCTCTCGAGATGTATAAAGAGACGGGAGATGAAGAGATCATTGATAGGGCTTTCAAGGCAATTGAGAGGGGTATTAAACTGATCAGGAAGATGAGAGAGCTTGAAGGGCTGACAAACCTTAGTGAGTTGAGAAAAATTAGTGTCAGGAAGGTTGTTGAGGATGTCACTGAAAAATATCAAGAAATTGAATTTAAAGTGAGTGGAGATTGCGTCGTTTTTGCGGATGAGGCTTTTGGCTCTGTGATTGACAACATAGTGAACAATGCGATTGTGCATGGCAAAACTGACAGGATAGATATAACGATAAAGCATAATGGTTTCTGTGAGATAAGAATCGCAGACTATGGCAAAGGTGTTCCGGATGAGATAAAAGAGAAGATTTTCGAGGAAGGATTCTTCTCAGGAGATACTGGGCATACTGGCCTGGGTCTGTATATTGTGAAGAAGGTTGTTGAAAGATACGATGGAGAGGTCTGGGTGGAGGATAACGAACCGAAAGGAGCTGTGTTTGTGATAAAATTGAAAACTGCTGATCACAAATGCTGAAAAGGTATAAAGACTTCTTCGAAAAATCGGAGGAGGCTTTCTTCATAATCGATAGCGATGGGAGATTTGCTGAAGTGAATCGAAAGTATGTTGAGATGCTCGGCTATTCCAGAGAAGAGTTGATAGGGCATACTGCGAGAAAGCTCGTTCATCCAGACGATCTGGAAGTGTTAAAAAAGAATTTTTTAGAGATCATCAACGGTAAAGCTACGAGATTCGAGTGCAGAGTCATAGCAAAAGACGGCAGGGTGATGTATGTGGAGATTGTTGAATGGCCCATTTTCGAGGAGAACAGAGTTTCCGGGGCGGAAGGCATACTTCGGGATATAACAAAAGAGAAAAAGCAGGAGCTCTGGCTGAGAGAATCAGGAAAAATGTTCGAGGCACTTGCAGAAAAGTCACTGGTCGGGATATACCTCATTCAGGATGGTGTTTTCAAGTATGTCAATCCAAAACTTGCGGAATTGTGGGGGTATGATGTTGATGAGCTTATTGGAAAAAGCCCCCTGCAGTTTATCCATCCGGAATACAGAGAACTAGTTGATAAAAATCTCAAACTCAGGATCGATGGAAAAGTGAAGGCGATCAACTACAAGCTCCAGATAATACGGAAAGATGGTGAGGTCAGAACAAATGAGGTGTTTGGATCCAGAGTCACTTACGGGGGACGACCGGCCATCATTGGGACGCTTATAGACATCACGGAGTCCGAAAGATACAGGAAAAAACTGGAAGAATACCGGAGATTCTATGAGAATGCTCAGGATCTGTTCTTCATACTCGATAACAATGGAAGGTTTTTGGATGTCAACCCAAAGTATGCAGAAATGCTCGGCTATTCCAGAGAAGAGCTGATAGGGCATACTGCGAGAAAGCTCGTTCATCCGGATGAGGTCTCAATGGTTAGAGAGAATTTCAGAAAGGTCATGCAGGGAAAAACAGTCAGGTATGAAGCAAAAGCAATTGCCAAAGATGGGAGAGAGTATGTGATGGAAGTTATACTATGGCCAGTGTTCGAGAATGGCAGGGTTGTTGGCGCCGAGGGAATTCTGAGGGATATCTCTGAAAAGATAGCCATGGAAAAGAAAATCAGAGAGAGTGAGGAGAAATTCAGGAAAATCTTCGAGAAATCACCTAATCTGATTGCAATAATAAACAGAGATTTCGCTTTTATCGAGGCCAATCCGGCCATGGTGAAAAACCTTGGTACAAACCCAATCGGCAAGCGTTTATCCGAAGTTTTGCCGGAGAATGTTGCGAACAGGATGATGAAATACATTAAAAGGATGTTCAAACGAAATAAGCCGCTAAAATTCAGGGATGAGAGTAACGGTAGATACTTCATAAATACACTGGTACCGATTGATTTACCTGATGGAAAATACTGCTTGGTTATCTCGAAAGATGTGACCGATATCGTCAGCATGGGTCTGCTGTTGAAGGCTATGAATACAGTAAACGAGATGATCATGTCAGGAGAGACTGAGCAGAACATACTCAGAAAAGCCTGTGAAGAGCTTAACTCGCTCGAGGGTTTTTCAGCCACAATATTAACAATCGATGGGAAGAAAGTTAGCGTTGCATACAAAAACGAATTTCTGAAACAGGAGTGGATTGACGAGATAGTTGGTGAAAGCCTGAGATACAGAAGAGCTATACGAAAAATGTTTACAGACCATGAAGGCAAAAAAATCAAGATACTCTCATTCCCGATGATTGTTGAGAGAGAAGTTAAGGGTCTGATCGTGCTTCACACGAACAGGTATCTGAGTCGTGATGAGTTCAAGCTGATCAACACCTTGGCAAGCAATCTAGCTTCCGCACTGAAGGCAACAGAACTTGAGAGACTAAAAAGAAAAGCTCTCATTCAAATCGACAGGAATATCGAGCAATTTGCGATTTTAGTTGACCAGATACGGAATCCCCTGTCCGTAATATACGGCCTTGCTGAAATGGAGATGGATGATAAACTCGCCAAAATCGTTACCGAACAGATTGACAGAATCTTGAAAATTGTCGAAAAACTCGACAGGGGATGGCTGGAGTCTGAAGAGATACGAAAGTTTCTGTGGAAATAGCATTGCCGATAGTATCAACCATTCAAGGTAAAAAGTAAAGTTTTTCTAAAGATTAATCGTAACTGAAACCGGTGATCAGATGGAGTATGATGATGTTGTTGAAGCAGTATATGAGCTGTTTTTAAAGGCTGAAACCGATCTTGGCGAGGATGTTGTTGAGGTAATCAGGAAAGCTTACGAGAAAGAGACCAACGAAACTGCAAGAAACAACCTTTCTGCAATACTCAGAAACATCGATTCTGCAAGAAAGCTTAAAGTTCCAATGTGTCAGGACACTGGAATTCCGATCGTGTTTGCAGAAGTTGGCAGAGAACTCTGCATTGACTTCGATCTGAAACAAGCCATCATCGACGGTGTTAAAAAAGCCACATCCGAGATACCGATGAGGCCGAATGCGGTACATCCACTATCGAGAGAGAACCCCGGAAACAATGTGGGCTTTCATGTCCCGCAAATAAACATAGATTTGGTGGATGGTGATACATTGAAGCTCGCGGTAATGCCGAAGGGTGCTGGTAGTGAAAATGTCTCCGCTCTGAGGATGTTGCTTCCATCCCAGATAAAGGAGATTCCGAAGTTCATAATAGATGTTGTGAAAAACGCAATGGGCAAGCCCTGTCCTCCGGTATTTCTTGGGGTGGGGATAGGCTCAACATTCGATGGATGTGCAAAGCTCGCCAAGAAAGCCCTTTTGAGAGATGCCAGGAAGATGACGGATGTTGAGCAAAAAATCACCGAAATGGCCAACAGGCTTGGAATAGGACCCATGGGGCTTGGTGGAGATACCACCGTCCTCGGAACATTCATAGAAATTGGTTACTGCCATACTGCATCGCTTCCAGTGGCTGTCAATGTGCAGTGCTGGGCGAACAGAAGGGCTGTAACATATCTGAGGTGATAGTTATGGAGTATTATATCGAAACTCCCATCAAAAAGGATGAAATTCTGAAGCTCAGGGCTGGAGATATAGTCTATGTTAGCGGCGAGATCTTCACGGCAAGGGATGAGGCCCATATGAGGGCGATAGAGTATATGGATGAAGGGAAAGAATTGCCCGTGAACTTTGATGGAGCGGTTGTGTATCACTGCGGGCCCCTGATGAAAAAAGTTGGTGGTGAGTGGAAGGCTGTCTCAGCCGGACCAACAACTTCAGCCAGAATGAACAGTTTAGCTCCTAAGATTCTCGAGAAAGTTGAGGTCATGGGAATAATAGGCAAGGGTGGTATGAGCTCGGAGGTCGTGAATGCGCTTAAAGGCAAAGGAGTTTACTTCGCATACACCGGAGGGGCTGGGGCTCTGGCAAGTCATGCGATTAAGAAAGTCAAGGGAGTTTACTGGGATGATCTCGGGATGCCTGAGGCTGTCTGGGTGTTTGAGGTTGAGAATTTTGGCCCGCTAATCGTTGGAATAGACAGTCATGGAAACAGTTTGTATGCGAGAATAAACGACAGCATTGAAGCAAACTATAAAGAGATCCTGAAAGAAATAGAAAATATAAAACTTAAATTATAATTTTTAGCTCTTTCTTAGCTGTATCTCTGTTTCAGCACTTTCTTGTCTATCTTGCCCACACTCGTCTTTGGAATCTCATCAACAAACTCGTATCTGTCGGGAACTGCCCATTTGGTGATCTTTCCTTCCTCAACGAATTTCATCAGGAATTCTTTAAGCTCTTCAGGAGTTGGTTTCTCTCCCATCGGGGTTATGATTGCAAGAGGCCTCTCGCCCCACTTCTCATCAGGGATACCTATGACGGCAACCTCCCTCACCTTCGGATGCATGCTGAGGAGGTTCTCAAGCGTTAGCGTTGAAATCCACTCTCCACCGCTCTTCACGACATCCTTGAGCCTGTCAACTATGGTTATGTATCCAAGCTCATCAACAACGGCTATATCTCCAGTATGGAGCCATCCTCCCTCCCATAGTTCCTTGGTCTTCTCCTCGTTCTTCAGATAGCTCTGGGTGAGCCATGGCGCTCTTGCAACGATCTCTCCCATCTCTTTTCCGTCGTTCTTCACATCCTCCATGTTCTCGTTAACAACCCTGATGTACACCAACGGTATCGGGAATCCGGTCTTTATCATGTACTCTATCTGTTCTTCCTCGCTGAGGTCTCTGACTTCTGGTCTCAGAAATCCCAGAGTGAGCACAGGGCATGTTTCGGACATTCCATACCCAGCCATTGTGATTATACCCTTCTCTCTTGCCCTCAAAGCCAGTCCTTTTGTTAATTTCGAACCACCAAGGACAACCTTCCAGTTGTTGAACTTCACACCTTCGGGCAGATTATCAACGATCATCTGGAGTATCGTTGGCACACAGTGGCTGAAGGTTACCCTTTCGCTGAATATGAGCTTGGCAATCATCTGGGGTTCATATCTACCCGGATAAACCTGTTTGTAGCCAAGCATGGTTGAGACATACGGTATTCCCCATGCATGGACATGGAACATCGGAGTTAGAGGCATGTAAACCTCCCTGTCACTCAGCCGTATCGCACTTGAGCGTCCGAGAACAGATACGGCAACAGCCAGAGTGTGGAGAACAAGCTGTCTATGGGTAAACCAGACACCCTTTGGCCTTCCGGTGGTTCCTGTTGTGTAGGCCATTGTTGCCATCGTATTTTCATCAAAGTCGGGGAAATCGTAATTGCTATCAGCATCTTTAAGCAGGCTCTCATATTCCATATCCGTCAGAGAGGTTTCGGGCATCCCATCATCGGTCATGACCACATAGTGCTTAACAGTATCAAGCTTATCCTTGATCGTCTCGATTAAGGGCAGAAAGTCCTTGAACACGAAGACAACCTCATCCTCAGCATGCTGCATTGTGTAAAGAATATCCTCTGGACTTAACCTGACATTAACGGTATGCAGAACCGCACCAACCATCGGTATTGCGTAATAACATTCAAGATATCTGTGTGAGTCCCAGTCGAGCACAGCAACCTTTGTTCCCTCTTTAACACCGAGGCTTTCAAGAACATTCGCCAGTTTCTTAACCCTCTCGTACATGTCCTTGTATTTGTAGCGGTGCAGGTCTCTGTACACGATCTCCTGATTTGGTGCGTACTTCACACCACTTTCGAGTATATGTTTTATCAAAAGCTGATAGTTGTATGCATACATCCTAGATCACCTACACTGTTCATAACTGATTAACCATTTAAAAGTTTCTAAATTTTTGTTTATCGAAGAGATTACAGAGAAAAACATGTATTTGCTTTATAATTTAGTTAAGAAAACTTTAAAATATAAGTTCGATTTATAATTATTTTTCAACATCTTTTTTTAACCTCCCAAACAACCCGCTTCGTGCCGAGGAAATTGAAGTTCTAAAATCCGCAATAAATGTGGTTGCTACAAGGAAGGCCTATTTTCCGCTTATGCTCTTTCCTCTCTCGAGATCATCGATCTGATATGCATCCTCAAACAGGTGGATCATGTGATCATAGCATAATATTTTCATTACAGTCTGTGGCAAGGAAGTCATTCGCTGATAGATCGTTTTGTTGCCATTGTTCTGGAGATAAACTTCCAAAACGATATATGTCAAATTATCCTCTGCAACTCCCGAATACCTGTCCAGCAGTTTGAATGTTTTGAACCACACCTTTTTAACACAGACCTTTGCTGCCTCGACATCTGTGCAGTTACCCAACTTTCAGCAAAACCTTCTTTGCCGGAACCTTTTGGCCATTAGTATTCTTCGTTGGTTTGTATGAGCCTTTTGTTAGGTTTTTGAGATCATTAATTTTTGCGATGTTCCTGACTTTCATATAATGATCGACACAGCTGGATCGATCTACAAAACCGTTTTTCTGAGTAATTCCGGGAAGTTTTGCAGAAATTTTAAATTCCGTCACTGTCCCAATATACAGAACATACAGAGAGATATACTCGTTGAGCACCACAATCCTTATAAGCACAAGCCAACAGGCATAATGTAGTGGGCCGGTAGCTCAGCTAGGCAGAGCAGCGGACTCTTAATCCGTCGGTCGGGGGTTCAAATCCCCTCCGGCCCGTACCTGATTGGGTTCAAAACCAAAAATTGGTCCTGTTTATTCATAAGTGGAATTTCACCTTCACCATACAACTCCCAACCAGCCAGCCAGCAAATGACTCTGAGGGGTTTCTCCCTTACCCAATCTCTCTATTTTAATAAATCCAGCATCTAACGGCTACAAAAGAATCAATAGCTCCAGAAAAATTGCCTGAAAAATCACAGTCTAGTTACTGTTGAGTTTTTTAACGCACAGCAAATAGATAAGCAAAGCTGGATCCTTACAAAACATCTCAAGGTCATTTTTTCCGAATCCCTAATAAAATTAAATGAGAACTCGTACAAATCCATATTTTTATCTCTCATCTTCAGCAAAGTATAACTCAGAAATAACAAAAGTGAGAACTCAAACCAATAAAACGAGAGATGACAGAGGAAGAATTCTTTATTGTTGGAATAGAATTTGCAAAAGTGACAAGCCAAAAGGTTATGCACGACATTGCTGCAATGAAAACTTACAAGCATATCGATGACAGATTAAATCTCCACATGGCTCTAAGGAGCTTAGAGCTGGTGCCATGATTGAAGAATCCGACATAGTCTTATAGATGGAACTCTAAGCGGCTACATCGTAAGTCCTCCAGCCACTTTACGGACAACAAAACTTACACAAGCGTTGCGGACAGGTACGACTTCAACAACCTCATCGAAGACTTCATTGAAGCTCTCGACAGTTGGTGAATATAGGTCGAGAGTGACATCAAAAAGGGACTTTCCCAGCACCAGAGCCTTTTAAGCAGATCGCCTTACTTCGATAAGCTCGAAGAGAAGTACAGTGTCAAGGGTGTAGGAGACCAAGACAACCTCAGGGTTCTGCTCGAGTACATCAAATACTTGCATGTGCTCCCTAATCAAAAACAGCCATTTCTGAAAGTGTTCTCGGTCATTTCACT
This genomic window contains:
- a CDS encoding fatty acid--CoA ligase, which produces MYAYNYQLLIKHILESGVKYAPNQEIVYRDLHRYKYKDMYERVKKLANVLESLGVKEGTKVAVLDWDSHRYLECYYAIPMVGAVLHTVNVRLSPEDILYTMQHAEDEVVFVFKDFLPLIETIKDKLDTVKHYVVMTDDGMPETSLTDMEYESLLKDADSNYDFPDFDENTMATMAYTTGTTGRPKGVWFTHRQLVLHTLAVAVSVLGRSSAIRLSDREVYMPLTPMFHVHAWGIPYVSTMLGYKQVYPGRYEPQMIAKLIFSERVTFSHCVPTILQMIVDNLPEGVKFNNWKVVLGGSKLTKGLALRAREKGIITMAGYGMSETCPVLTLGFLRPEVRDLSEEEQIEYMIKTGFPIPLVYIRVVNENMEDVKNDGKEMGEIVARAPWLTQSYLKNEEKTKELWEGGWLHTGDIAVVDELGYITIVDRLKDVVKSGGEWISTLTLENLLSMHPKVREVAVIGIPDEKWGERPLAIITPMGEKPTPEELKEFLMKFVEEGKITKWAVPDRYEFVDEIPKTSVGKIDKKVLKQRYS